Proteins encoded within one genomic window of Bacteroidota bacterium:
- the nuoL gene encoding NADH-quinone oxidoreductase subunit L, which produces MIELYLIILLPLIGFLINGFVGKSLPKTVSGIIGSGTIFISFVLSCMLFIGFLNGSQHKLDQDVYDWISFSGFNISFGLLLDQLSVIWLMVVTGVGFLIHLYSIGYMHDDEKFHVFFSYLNLFIFFMLLLVLGNNFLVMYIGWEGVGLCSYLLIGFWFKNQAYNNAAKKAFIMNRIGDLGFLIGMFLLLFYFKTLHFGTLQLALSSVSVSHSVLVMITLFLFIGAIGKSAQLPLYTWLPDAMAGPTPVSALIHAATMVTAGIYMIARANFIYILAPETMQLVAAIGAATALFAATIGVLQNDIKKVLAYSTVSQLGLMFLALGVGAFTSGVFHVVTHAFFKACLFLGAGSVIHAMHGEQDIRNMGGLKKWMPLTFWTFLISSLAISGIFPFSGFFSKDEILAASFEHGKVLWVVGSVASLLTAFYMFRLVFLTFTGNFRGTQEQKSHLHESSWLITIPLIVLSALAAVGGLMGLPEFLGFHHWMKDFLAPVFVPNPHAEFGQALSHSTEMALMAGAFVGAVLSIAYAYMKYVSRNNLPAKEGEEQGLGKVIYHKYYIDEIYDQVIIKPLMLMSELVHDWIDRGLIDGFVNLSGKLSMNIGGQVRRIQTGSIGFYLFAMVISIVLIFFWVSISK; this is translated from the coding sequence GTACGATTGGATTTCGTTTTCAGGATTTAATATCTCTTTTGGGTTATTGCTGGATCAACTATCGGTTATCTGGCTGATGGTAGTTACCGGTGTGGGTTTCCTGATTCATCTGTACTCGATTGGCTACATGCACGATGATGAGAAGTTTCACGTCTTCTTCTCTTATCTGAATCTATTCATTTTCTTCATGCTGCTTCTTGTACTGGGCAATAACTTCCTGGTGATGTATATTGGTTGGGAAGGCGTGGGACTTTGTTCGTATTTATTGATTGGTTTCTGGTTTAAGAATCAGGCGTATAATAACGCGGCAAAAAAGGCTTTTATAATGAATCGTATTGGCGATTTGGGCTTTTTGATTGGCATGTTCCTGTTGTTATTTTATTTCAAAACATTACACTTTGGAACCTTGCAACTTGCTCTGTCATCAGTTTCAGTTTCTCACAGTGTTTTAGTAATGATTACGCTGTTTCTTTTTATTGGGGCTATTGGAAAGTCAGCTCAGCTACCTTTATACACTTGGCTTCCTGATGCCATGGCGGGTCCAACGCCGGTGTCGGCTCTAATCCACGCAGCGACGATGGTTACCGCTGGTATCTATATGATAGCTCGCGCAAACTTTATTTATATACTTGCTCCTGAAACCATGCAATTGGTTGCGGCTATTGGTGCCGCGACCGCCCTGTTTGCCGCTACGATTGGTGTGCTTCAAAATGACATCAAGAAGGTTCTGGCATATTCTACAGTTTCCCAACTGGGTTTGATGTTTCTGGCTTTGGGGGTAGGGGCTTTTACCTCTGGAGTATTTCACGTAGTTACCCACGCTTTCTTTAAAGCTTGTTTGTTCCTCGGTGCTGGTTCGGTGATTCACGCGATGCATGGAGAACAGGATATACGAAATATGGGCGGCTTAAAGAAGTGGATGCCTCTAACCTTCTGGACTTTCCTGATTTCCTCGTTAGCCATATCGGGGATATTTCCTTTCTCTGGTTTCTTTTCTAAAGATGAAATCTTAGCGGCCTCGTTTGAGCACGGCAAGGTTTTGTGGGTTGTCGGTTCCGTAGCTTCACTGCTGACTGCGTTCTATATGTTCCGGTTGGTGTTTCTGACCTTTACGGGCAACTTTAGAGGAACGCAAGAACAAAAAAGTCATTTGCATGAGTCGTCTTGGTTGATTACAATTCCACTAATTGTTCTTTCGGCTCTTGCTGCAGTTGGTGGATTGATGGGCTTGCCGGAGTTTCTCGGTTTTCATCATTGGATGAAGGATTTTCTAGCTCCTGTCTTTGTTCCAAATCCTCATGCAGAATTTGGACAGGCACTTTCTCATTCCACAGAGATGGCACTGATGGCAGGTGCTTTTGTAGGTGCTGTGCTTTCAATCGCTTATGCTTATATGAAGTATGTATCAAGGAATAATCTTCCTGCCAAGGAAGGAGAGGAGCAAGGCTTGGGTAAGGTGATTTACCACAAATACTATATTGATGAAATCTACGATCAAGTTATTATTAAACCTTTGATGCTGATGTCGGAATTGGTTCATGATTGGATAGACCGCGGCTTGATTGATGGTTTTGTTAATCTGAGTGGAAAATTATCTATGAATATTGGCGGGCAGGTACGCAGGATTCAAACTGGCTCTATTGGCTTCTATCTTTTCGCAATGGTAATATCTATTGTTTTGATCTTTTTCTGGGTTTCTATAAGTAAGTAA
- a CDS encoding NADH-quinone oxidoreductase subunit M: MLLLILLFSPLLFALLVLLSGNRFAKHVALGGAILTFFSCNFLKPVFEDGGYAAITYSHEWIANPLINFSLMLDGLSFMLVALTTFLVPLIIFTTYKKEVENAKAFYSLILLMEFGLLGVFLASDGFLFYVFWELALIPIYFIALLWGEGKDKAFRNRAIFKFFVYTLSGSLFMLIALIYLYQQAGSFDLNKFYALSLTDKEQSLLFWAFFVAFAVKIPIFPLHTWQPVTYKEAPSAGTMLLAGIMLKMGTYGLLRWLLPIVPHGVIEWTPLVIVLSAIGVIYGSVIALRQDNLKKLLAYSSFAHVGLIAVGIFTLTSEGFQGAAVQMFAHGFNVVGLFFAAEIIYRRTGTNSIAQLGGIRNVAPVFATCFFIVVLASVALPGTNAFIGEFLLLFGTFKYNMWLAGIAGFTIILGAVYMLRMYQKVMLGETNTTTEFFADLSVGEIIVFVLIIVGIFEIGLFPKMLMTFMQPSLDNILNHALR, encoded by the coding sequence ATGTTGCTATTAATTCTATTGTTTTCACCCTTGCTGTTTGCCTTATTGGTTCTCCTATCGGGAAACCGCTTTGCAAAACATGTAGCATTGGGCGGAGCTATTCTTACTTTCTTTTCCTGTAACTTCCTGAAGCCGGTCTTTGAGGATGGAGGTTACGCAGCGATTACTTATTCGCATGAATGGATTGCTAACCCTTTGATTAACTTTTCATTGATGCTTGATGGGCTGAGTTTTATGCTCGTAGCACTAACTACCTTTTTGGTGCCGCTCATCATCTTTACGACTTACAAAAAGGAAGTTGAGAATGCGAAGGCATTTTATTCATTAATCCTGCTGATGGAGTTTGGGCTTCTGGGTGTTTTCCTTGCTTCGGATGGATTTCTCTTCTATGTATTTTGGGAATTAGCCTTGATTCCAATTTATTTTATTGCCTTGCTTTGGGGTGAAGGAAAAGATAAGGCATTCCGTAACCGAGCCATATTCAAGTTTTTTGTGTATACACTTTCGGGTTCGCTGTTCATGCTGATTGCTCTTATTTATCTGTATCAGCAGGCTGGAAGTTTCGATCTGAATAAATTTTATGCGCTTTCCTTGACGGACAAAGAGCAATCGCTCTTGTTCTGGGCTTTCTTTGTAGCCTTTGCTGTCAAGATTCCGATTTTCCCTCTTCACACTTGGCAGCCAGTTACCTATAAAGAGGCGCCTTCTGCGGGAACCATGTTGTTGGCTGGCATTATGCTGAAGATGGGTACTTATGGTTTGCTTCGTTGGCTATTGCCTATTGTACCTCATGGCGTGATAGAATGGACTCCATTGGTAATTGTATTAAGCGCTATTGGGGTAATCTACGGTTCGGTCATAGCATTGAGGCAGGACAATTTAAAGAAACTATTAGCCTATTCTTCATTTGCCCACGTAGGCCTGATTGCTGTCGGTATTTTTACACTTACGAGCGAAGGATTTCAGGGAGCAGCGGTACAGATGTTTGCTCACGGATTCAATGTGGTTGGTTTGTTTTTCGCCGCAGAGATTATCTATAGAAGAACCGGGACTAACAGCATAGCCCAGTTGGGGGGCATTCGTAATGTAGCGCCTGTTTTTGCCACTTGCTTTTTTATTGTCGTGTTGGCAAGTGTGGCTTTACCGGGTACGAATGCTTTTATCGGTGAGTTTCTGCTCCTTTTCGGAACGTTTAAATACAATATGTGGCTAGCTGGCATTGCCGGGTTTACAATTATTTTGGGGGCGGTGTATATGTTGCGGATGTATCAAAAAGTAATGTTGGGTGAAACCAATACTACGACCGAATTCTTTGCTGACTTAAGTGTAGGTGAAATCATTGTATTTGTCTTGATTATCGTTGGAATTTTTGAAATTGGATTGTTTCCTAAAATGCTGATGACGTTTATGCAACCCTCATTAGATAATATCCTGAACCACGCCCTGAGATAA
- a CDS encoding NADH-quinone oxidoreductase subunit N, with the protein MNTLIYTSLLGVGCLVVEMLNQRKLVLPFAVVGLLAILGMNIQTWGLNQSFYHNMVLSDNFSEAFSSLLIFLTILILVLANDFFRNEASKISDYVSILVFTLSGAIAMVSFGNMAMFFLGLEVLSISLYILAGSKRKDIRSNEAGMKYFLMGSFASGVLLFGIALIYGETGSFDIARIGNYVHNTMPSILFYIGAGMILVAMLFKVSAVPFHFWAPDVYDGSPTLVTIMMVSVTKIAAFAGFYRLFSECFSTTLPLYGLALSIITALTMIVGNFTALHQNSFKRLLAYSGISHAGYMMLGIISLSGKTDESIFYYAVAYGIASIAAFATAIVVAESTGSDNIDSFNGLGKKNPFLAVALTISILSMAGIPPLAGFFGKYYIFSEAIRNGHIILTIIAIINSMVGVYYYFKVMIAMFTEGDNGSTIRVPASYLIIIGFCALLVILFGIFPSVILSLI; encoded by the coding sequence ATGAATACCCTAATTTATACTTCTCTTCTTGGAGTTGGTTGTTTGGTAGTGGAAATGCTGAACCAACGCAAATTGGTATTGCCATTTGCCGTTGTGGGTTTGTTAGCCATCTTAGGCATGAATATTCAGACTTGGGGGCTCAACCAGAGTTTCTATCACAACATGGTGTTGTCTGATAATTTCTCTGAGGCTTTTTCCTCCTTGTTGATTTTTCTAACTATTCTGATCTTGGTTTTGGCGAATGATTTTTTTAGAAATGAAGCATCCAAAATATCAGACTATGTCTCCATTCTTGTATTTACCTTAAGTGGTGCCATAGCTATGGTTTCCTTCGGCAATATGGCTATGTTCTTTCTTGGCTTGGAAGTGCTTTCTATTTCGCTTTATATTCTGGCAGGTAGCAAGCGTAAAGATATCCGTTCGAATGAAGCGGGTATGAAATACTTCCTGATGGGAAGTTTTGCTTCTGGGGTACTTTTGTTTGGCATTGCGCTGATCTATGGAGAAACCGGAAGTTTCGACATTGCCCGGATAGGAAATTATGTACACAACACCATGCCCTCTATTCTTTTCTATATCGGTGCAGGAATGATTTTGGTCGCCATGCTTTTTAAAGTATCGGCAGTACCTTTTCACTTCTGGGCACCCGATGTTTACGATGGTTCACCCACCCTCGTCACTATTATGATGGTATCTGTTACCAAAATTGCCGCTTTTGCGGGGTTCTATCGTCTATTTAGCGAATGTTTCTCTACCACACTTCCTCTTTATGGACTCGCGCTTTCCATCATTACTGCGCTTACGATGATTGTAGGGAATTTCACGGCGTTGCATCAAAACTCTTTCAAAAGACTCTTGGCTTATTCCGGAATTTCACATGCCGGTTATATGATGTTGGGTATTATCAGTCTTTCCGGCAAGACCGACGAATCTATTTTCTATTATGCCGTAGCTTATGGTATTGCTTCCATAGCCGCGTTTGCCACCGCCATAGTGGTTGCTGAAAGTACGGGTTCTGATAACATAGATTCGTTTAATGGTTTAGGAAAGAAAAATCCTTTTCTCGCCGTGGCGCTCACCATCTCCATATTGTCCATGGCAGGTATCCCGCCGCTTGCTGGCTTTTTCGGAAAGTACTATATCTTCAGCGAGGCTATCCGCAACGGTCATATCATCTTAACCATCATAGCCATTATCAATTCAATGGTAGGCGTGTATTATTATTTCAAAGTAATGATAGCCATGTTTACTGAAGGCGATAAT